GTCGAAAGAAAGATTGACGAAATGGGCGTTCTTATTGCTTTGGATGTGAATTCAAAGGATATGGGAATGGTCATTGGGAGAGAAGGAGCTACCGCAAAAGCTCTTCGAACAATTTTGAGAGTAATTGGAGCGCGAAACAACGCCCGAGTGAATCTCAAGATTAACGAACCGGAAGGTTCCGAAAGAGGAACTAGCAGAAAAACCGAGAAGAGCATTGACGATGTAGTTGGAGATCTTAAAATTTAGATTTCAGAAAACTTTAAATCTTTTGCATAAAAGCCACACCGTGTGGCT
The sequence above is a segment of the Parcubacteria group bacterium genome. Coding sequences within it:
- a CDS encoding KH domain-containing protein, whose product is MAERQTDQDFLEYTVKMLVDFPDDVKVERKIDEMGVLIALDVNSKDMGMVIGREGATAKALRTILRVIGARNNARVNLKINEPEGSERGTSRKTEKSIDDVVGDLKI